One genomic segment of Helicobacter enhydrae includes these proteins:
- a CDS encoding replication-associated recombination protein A: MKNLASLLRPSTLQDFVGQQHIINADSALYASLQQGKLPHLIFFGPPGSGKTSLSKILAQSVQSDFHLLNATHFKLEQLRQILSSSSLFTPTILIDEIHRLSKTQQEALLPIMEENQAYIIGCSTLNPYYALTNAIRSRAFLFEFYPLTPKDLKTLLHRAITRYAINITQEATDYLIYSSNGDARAMLNLLDFASNTGEITLQTLKKIRPNALGDGTSEDNTHYNLTSALIKSIRGSDENASLYYLARLINEGESADFIARRLVILASEDIGNANPNALNIATSTMQAVSKIGYPESQIILAQCVIYLASSPKSNTAYTAIKKAMDYIKTHPPLPIPQAITPNNPNYLYPHDFGGWVNQTYLPQEICFVEQTHKGFEQTLNQWLQKIKGLQ, from the coding sequence ATGAAAAACCTCGCCTCCCTTTTGCGTCCAAGCACCCTCCAAGACTTCGTTGGGCAACAACACATCATCAATGCCGATTCTGCACTCTATGCCTCATTGCAACAAGGCAAGCTCCCGCATTTGATTTTCTTTGGACCTCCCGGAAGTGGCAAAACCAGCCTATCCAAAATCCTAGCCCAAAGTGTGCAGAGTGATTTTCACCTCCTCAATGCTACGCATTTCAAACTTGAACAATTACGCCAAATCCTCTCCTCTAGCTCACTTTTCACCCCCACTATTCTTATCGATGAGATTCACAGACTGAGCAAAACACAGCAAGAAGCACTTTTGCCCATAATGGAGGAGAATCAAGCCTACATCATCGGTTGCTCCACGCTAAACCCATACTATGCACTCACCAACGCAATCCGCTCAAGAGCCTTTTTGTTTGAGTTTTATCCGCTCACCCCAAAAGATCTCAAAACGCTTCTGCACAGAGCCATCACGCGTTATGCGATCAACATCACCCAAGAAGCCACAGACTATCTCATCTATTCTAGCAATGGCGATGCACGCGCGATGCTCAATCTCCTAGATTTTGCCTCCAACACAGGAGAAATCACGCTCCAAACTCTCAAGAAAATCCGCCCCAATGCACTCGGTGATGGCACAAGCGAAGACAACACGCACTACAATCTCACGAGTGCTTTGATCAAATCAATCCGCGGTAGTGATGAAAACGCAAGTCTCTACTACCTTGCACGCCTCATCAATGAGGGAGAAAGTGCGGATTTTATCGCAAGACGCCTTGTCATCTTGGCGAGTGAAGACATCGGCAACGCCAATCCAAATGCCCTAAACATCGCCACAAGCACAATGCAAGCAGTCAGCAAAATCGGCTACCCAGAATCCCAAATCATCCTTGCCCAATGCGTCATCTACCTAGCCTCAAGCCCCAAAAGCAATACAGCCTACACTGCCATCAAAAAAGCGATGGATTACATCAAAACCCACCCTCCACTCCCAATCCCACAAGCCATCACACCCAACAATCCAAACTATCTCTATCCGCACGATTTTGGTGGCTGGGTCAATCAAACATACCTGCCCCAAGAGATTTGCTTCGTTGAGCAAACACACAAGGGCTTTGAGCAAACCCTCAATCAATGGCTACAAAAAATCAAAGGACTTCAATGA
- a CDS encoding DMT family transporter, producing the protein MTQWRFIALAFLAETCIIYASVLVKTLEISPIMVGFYRVFLALPFFLYLARQEISSIAKKDLFLILFAGVLFGLDLAFFNFALHHTSVANVNLFGSLVCFVLVPIGIFFFHEKVNPRFFIGALVAIIGIGFLLSGGQDSQTASIFGDFLAVMSMVCYACFLAVIHGLRKTYSASLLMFFASIGSSCTLLIIALLGGQVQIPRSYSDISTILLVVLLGQVVGQGFFSYIMGKIQTQVASLILLLSPIIAGILGFVCLGEKLGMLEIFGIGVILLGVYLAKDKD; encoded by the coding sequence ATGACACAATGGAGATTTATCGCTTTGGCTTTTCTAGCTGAAACCTGCATCATCTATGCTAGTGTTTTGGTCAAAACGCTAGAAATCTCTCCTATTATGGTGGGTTTTTATCGCGTATTTTTGGCTCTACCCTTTTTCCTCTACCTTGCACGCCAAGAAATCTCAAGTATTGCCAAAAAAGATCTTTTTTTGATTCTGTTTGCTGGGGTGCTCTTTGGCTTGGATTTGGCATTTTTCAATTTTGCACTCCATCATACAAGTGTCGCCAATGTCAATCTTTTCGGCTCTCTAGTTTGCTTCGTGCTTGTCCCAATCGGCATTTTCTTTTTCCACGAAAAAGTCAATCCTCGATTTTTTATAGGAGCGTTGGTAGCAATCATAGGGATAGGCTTCCTGCTCTCTGGAGGGCAAGATTCACAAACGGCAAGTATCTTTGGGGATTTTTTGGCTGTGATGAGTATGGTTTGTTATGCTTGTTTTTTGGCAGTAATTCATGGATTACGCAAAACCTACTCTGCGAGTCTGCTGATGTTTTTTGCCTCTATCGGCTCCTCTTGCACTCTACTCATCATCGCACTGCTTGGAGGGCAAGTCCAAATCCCACGCTCTTATTCTGACATCTCAACCATTCTGCTTGTGGTGCTTTTGGGACAAGTGGTCGGTCAAGGATTTTTTAGCTACATTATGGGCAAAATCCAGACACAAGTCGCTTCTTTGATTCTCTTGCTCTCCCCAATCATTGCAGGAATCTTAGGATTTGTATGCCTTGGCGAAAAACTAGGTATGCTTGAGATCTTTGGCATCGGAGTGATTTTGCTAGGTGTTTATCTAGCCAAAGATAAGGATTAG
- a CDS encoding glycosyltransferase family 2 protein, which produces MTHIPPPPHICSPNSHTSLSDNHTIHSMNPFFSIIIPVYNVQEYIARCLNSCINQTFKEIEIIIIDDCGSDDSMEIAREFAKQDKRIRILTNAENLGLFHTRIVGEREARGEYIMPLDSDDYIDLDACERIYNLLTQDYNERGEWVDLCCFAYFDTNKEDLNYQKIHFNGKNLWEEMIKFSGWSIWNKAYKKSLLDKTNAFIQEECQIPKLSAAEDALKLFIISLFAQNAIGMHDKYHHYCDNPQSITRTDDKEKLQKNYFDHLAIIKTLDSIPAYLLNSKNNGVKDRDSLQKYLRKEGEVFRSQIDRKNRKTNFFVYVFRLIRILGPYKFCVRAFLYIYKRLLS; this is translated from the coding sequence ATGACTCATATACCCCCCCCCCCTCACATTTGTAGTCCCAATTCACACACATCTCTTTCAGACAATCACACTATCCATTCTATGAATCCCTTTTTCTCTATCATTATTCCTGTTTATAATGTGCAAGAATATATTGCAAGATGTTTGAATTCTTGTATCAATCAAACTTTCAAAGAGATAGAAATCATTATTATTGATGATTGTGGAAGCGATGATTCTATGGAGATTGCAAGAGAATTTGCCAAACAAGACAAGAGGATTAGAATCCTTACTAATGCAGAAAATCTAGGATTATTTCATACAAGAATTGTGGGTGAGAGAGAGGCAAGGGGGGAGTATATTATGCCTCTTGATTCTGATGATTATATTGATTTGGATGCTTGTGAGAGGATTTATAATCTTTTAACTCAAGATTACAACGAAAGAGGGGAGTGGGTGGATCTCTGTTGTTTTGCCTACTTTGACACAAACAAAGAAGATTTGAATTATCAAAAAATACATTTTAATGGCAAAAATTTATGGGAAGAAATGATAAAGTTTTCAGGATGGAGCATTTGGAACAAAGCTTACAAAAAAAGTCTTTTGGACAAAACCAATGCCTTTATCCAAGAGGAATGCCAAATCCCAAAGCTTAGTGCAGCCGAAGATGCTCTTAAACTTTTCATCATCTCCCTTTTTGCTCAAAATGCCATAGGTATGCATGATAAATATCATCACTATTGCGATAATCCACAATCTATCACTCGCACAGATGACAAAGAAAAGCTACAAAAAAACTACTTTGATCATCTAGCTATCATTAAGACTTTGGATTCTATCCCTGCATATCTACTGAACAGCAAAAACAATGGTGTCAAAGATAGAGACTCTCTTCAAAAATACTTGCGTAAGGAAGGTGAGGTGTTTAGATCGCAAATCGATCGCAAAAATCGCAAAACAAATTTTTTTGTATATGTTTTTAGGCTTATACGCATTTTGGGTCCTTACAAATTCTGCGTCAGGGCATTTTTGTATATCTACAAAAGATTATTGTCTTAG
- a CDS encoding DnaJ C-terminal domain-containing protein, whose translation MAKSLYTTLEVSENASSDEIKKAYRRLARKYHPDINKAKDAEEKFKEINAAYEILSDANKKAQYDQFGDSMFGGQNFSDFTRGAGAGVDLNDILSQIFGSGGYGKGTGGGFGGFGNFGGFGGHPFDRMPDLDIQGNITIAFETSILGGKYHYQGLDIKIPAGIKDGETIRLKGKGRTHNGINGDLLLKVQVAPSPEYTRQQDDLIKTIDIPLKIALFGGSLEVPTLHKEVKLKIPSGVKNNQKFRIKEYGAFNRKNNSKGDLYLQANVILPPIESLSDTLKDLLEKEL comes from the coding sequence ATGGCAAAAAGTCTATACACCACACTTGAAGTCAGCGAAAACGCAAGTAGTGATGAAATCAAAAAAGCCTATAGGCGTCTTGCACGCAAATACCACCCAGACATCAACAAAGCAAAAGATGCAGAAGAAAAATTCAAAGAAATCAATGCCGCTTATGAAATCCTAAGCGATGCCAACAAAAAAGCACAATACGATCAGTTTGGAGATAGTATGTTTGGGGGACAAAATTTCAGCGACTTCACAAGAGGAGCGGGAGCCGGTGTCGATCTCAATGACATCTTGAGCCAAATCTTTGGGAGTGGTGGATATGGCAAAGGCACAGGAGGGGGGTTTGGAGGATTTGGAAACTTTGGAGGGTTTGGGGGACATCCCTTTGATCGTATGCCAGATCTAGACATTCAAGGCAATATCACTATTGCCTTTGAAACCTCAATCCTTGGGGGCAAATACCACTATCAAGGCTTGGACATCAAAATCCCCGCAGGTATCAAAGACGGAGAAACAATCCGTCTCAAAGGCAAAGGACGCACACACAATGGTATCAATGGAGACCTCCTTCTCAAAGTCCAAGTTGCCCCAAGCCCAGAATACACACGCCAACAAGACGATCTCATCAAAACCATAGACATTCCGCTCAAAATCGCCCTCTTTGGCGGTAGCCTTGAAGTGCCAACACTCCACAAAGAAGTCAAGCTCAAAATCCCCTCAGGAGTCAAAAATAATCAAAAATTCAGAATCAAAGAATACGGAGCATTCAATCGCAAAAACAACAGCAAGGGCGACTTATATCTCCAAGCAAATGTTATTTTGCCCCCTATTGAAAGCCTAAGCGACACACTCAAAGATTTGTTGGAAAAGGAGCTTTAA
- a CDS encoding heat shock protein transcriptional repressor HspR, with product MYSYDEPVYLISVVAKILEIHPQTLRQYEKEGLIQPGRTDGKMRLYSQRDIDKIKTILRLTRDLGVNLAGVDIILRLKERLDELDSLMEQFHAQAPKSQIKTIKQSSYEIILKK from the coding sequence ATGTATAGTTATGATGAACCCGTTTATCTCATCAGCGTTGTGGCAAAAATCCTTGAGATCCACCCTCAAACCTTAAGACAATACGAAAAAGAAGGGCTAATCCAGCCAGGACGCACAGATGGCAAAATGCGTCTATACTCCCAAAGAGATATCGACAAAATCAAAACAATCCTGCGTCTCACGCGTGATTTGGGGGTCAATCTTGCAGGAGTGGATATCATCTTGCGTCTCAAAGAGCGTCTTGATGAGCTTGATTCTCTAATGGAACAATTCCACGCTCAAGCCCCAAAAAGCCAAATCAAAACAATCAAACAAAGCTCCTATGAAATTATTTTGAAAAAATGA
- a CDS encoding RecB-like helicase, with the protein MVNKEKQFLVLEASAGSGKTYALALRYVYLLLQGAKIGEILSLTFTNKAVDEMKERIARFLRILAGANNAEQQGLLESLHNEYGLDAKEVRAKAPQILKEFLRQKVRISTIDSFLNAVIKKFCWYAGVPFGFEIAPLDVEALGARFLQKLNPKQKNDFLFLCLSHNYSIDQTLEHLHQIAIDYLDALPNITKPIAEDLYAQQIAELVQQIQRDIEANPKSSDTARKALHYQKIEDLVSKTAVQKGTEYRSFKSLGLNEADFDALHRLLKGYLKWKSESYLYEIKEFCDLFQQSRKELICSLGVLDFADITSKAYELLCKQNAHFDDFKDFFYFRLDDKISHILLDEFQDTSVIQYKLLAPLIDEIVSGVGRIGERSFFAVGDQKQSIYRFRGGYGRLMRMIVKNGIQRESLQSNYRSCGEVVAFVNAVFAEPYGDLYVPQKTEKSGGYVKIEKPLAKADKAEGLESIFGAVLEKIDTLHSCGVGFEEIAVLVFTNAEVANLGSFIKEKRPEIRVVLEEQVSLAEKWEAKIIINALKCSLAKHDPKTFEFYRDCLCKLLGHKIGEEIEIIPFEQIAEFVFLVIKTYKLGTFVAQKVLEIACESADEMEFLEKMKSASCQEIQEEQEGLKILTIHKSKGLEFDHLIVLDRTRQARSSGGMFCDYDDSLEGHIYLRTSHREVFDSEYASVLQRQKELESLEKINLLYVALTRAKTSLWILPTQQGKEFERIGLVAGDEVLVQQEWGEFGIERSTKPKVSAKEFYPLKQEGFGKQEGFIRYEQIAYQPNEIEAIKRGEAFHSALELALGYGAKQEEILDFLSNRYGAFLAIEKLETIPLIVEKVCQKIQSSFAYCRLESEVAFLLENKIYRMDCVLFLQDQNQKLEEIVVLDYKSGRKQGYYDEQIKQYTFYIQKQYPQIKTSGYLVYLDQQFEMVRVV; encoded by the coding sequence GTGGTGAATAAAGAAAAGCAATTTTTAGTTTTGGAAGCTTCGGCTGGTAGTGGTAAAACCTATGCACTCGCTCTGCGTTATGTTTATCTGTTGTTACAGGGGGCAAAAATCGGAGAGATTTTGTCGCTGACTTTTACAAACAAAGCGGTCGATGAGATGAAAGAGCGTATCGCACGATTTCTTAGGATTTTGGCAGGTGCAAACAATGCAGAGCAACAAGGACTTTTGGAATCTTTGCATAATGAATACGGGCTAGATGCTAAGGAAGTGAGAGCCAAAGCCCCTCAAATCCTCAAAGAGTTTTTGAGGCAAAAGGTTAGGATTTCTACGATTGATTCTTTTTTGAATGCCGTGATCAAGAAGTTTTGTTGGTATGCAGGTGTGCCATTTGGCTTTGAGATTGCTCCGTTGGATGTTGAAGCACTTGGTGCTAGATTTTTGCAAAAGCTAAATCCAAAGCAAAAAAACGATTTTTTGTTTCTTTGTTTGTCTCATAACTATAGTATCGATCAGACTCTTGAGCATTTGCATCAAATCGCTATTGATTATTTGGACGCATTGCCCAATATCACCAAACCCATTGCAGAGGATTTGTATGCCCAACAGATTGCAGAGCTTGTGCAACAGATCCAAAGAGACATAGAGGCAAATCCCAAAAGCAGTGATACAGCTAGAAAGGCGTTGCACTATCAAAAGATCGAGGATCTTGTGAGCAAAACTGCAGTGCAAAAAGGGACAGAATATCGCTCTTTTAAGTCTTTGGGGCTCAATGAGGCAGATTTTGATGCGTTGCATCGTTTGCTCAAAGGGTATTTGAAATGGAAATCTGAATCTTATCTCTATGAAATCAAAGAATTTTGCGATTTGTTTCAGCAAAGTCGCAAGGAGTTGATTTGCTCTTTGGGGGTTTTGGACTTTGCAGACATCACGAGCAAAGCCTATGAGTTGTTGTGCAAACAAAATGCACATTTTGATGATTTCAAAGATTTTTTCTATTTCAGGCTTGATGATAAGATTTCTCATATTTTGCTAGATGAGTTTCAAGATACGAGTGTGATTCAGTATAAGCTTCTTGCTCCTTTGATTGATGAGATTGTCTCAGGTGTCGGCAGAATAGGGGAGAGGAGCTTTTTTGCAGTGGGGGATCAAAAACAAAGTATCTATCGTTTTAGGGGTGGATATGGGCGTTTGATGCGTATGATTGTCAAAAACGGCATACAGAGAGAGAGTTTGCAGAGTAATTATCGATCTTGCGGTGAGGTCGTGGCGTTTGTGAATGCCGTGTTTGCCGAGCCTTATGGTGATTTGTATGTCCCACAAAAGACTGAAAAATCTGGGGGGTATGTCAAGATTGAAAAACCTCTTGCAAAAGCAGACAAAGCAGAGGGCTTGGAGAGTATTTTTGGTGCAGTGCTTGAGAAAATAGACACACTGCATTCTTGTGGTGTTGGATTTGAGGAAATCGCGGTTTTGGTTTTTACCAATGCAGAGGTTGCAAATCTAGGAAGCTTCATCAAAGAGAAACGCCCAGAGATTCGCGTGGTGCTAGAGGAGCAGGTGAGCCTAGCAGAAAAGTGGGAGGCAAAAATCATTATCAATGCTTTGAAATGCAGTCTTGCCAAGCACGATCCCAAAACTTTTGAGTTTTATCGCGATTGCCTGTGTAAGTTGCTAGGGCATAAAATCGGAGAAGAGATCGAGATCATTCCATTTGAGCAGATCGCAGAATTTGTGTTTTTGGTGATCAAGACTTACAAACTTGGAACATTTGTGGCACAAAAAGTTTTGGAGATCGCGTGTGAGAGTGCCGATGAGATGGAGTTTTTGGAGAAAATGAAGAGTGCAAGTTGCCAAGAAATCCAAGAGGAGCAAGAGGGGCTAAAAATCTTGACAATCCACAAATCCAAAGGTTTGGAGTTTGACCATTTGATTGTTTTGGATCGCACACGACAGGCTAGAAGTAGTGGGGGAATGTTTTGCGATTATGATGATTCTTTGGAGGGGCATATTTATCTACGCACTAGCCACAGAGAAGTGTTTGATAGTGAATATGCCAGTGTTTTGCAACGACAAAAAGAGCTAGAGAGCCTAGAAAAAATCAATCTACTCTATGTGGCTCTCACTCGTGCCAAAACATCGCTCTGGATTTTGCCCACACAACAGGGCAAGGAGTTTGAACGCATCGGTTTGGTGGCGGGAGACGAGGTGCTTGTGCAACAAGAGTGGGGGGAGTTTGGCATAGAGAGAAGCACAAAACCCAAAGTGAGTGCCAAAGAGTTTTATCCGCTCAAACAAGAGGGGTTTGGGAAGCAGGAGGGGTTTATCAGGTATGAGCAAATCGCCTATCAGCCCAATGAGATTGAGGCAATCAAAAGGGGGGAGGCGTTTCATAGTGCTTTGGAGTTGGCTCTAGGCTATGGTGCCAAGCAAGAAGAGATTTTGGATTTTTTGAGCAATAGATATGGAGCCTTTTTGGCTATTGAAAAACTTGAAACAATCCCTTTGATTGTTGAAAAAGTGTGCCAAAAGATTCAATCTAGCTTTGCCTATTGTCGCCTGGAGAGTGAAGTTGCGTTTTTGCTAGAAAACAAAATCTATCGCATGGATTGTGTGTTGTTTTTGCAGGATCAGAATCAAAAATTGGAAGAAATTGTGGTGCTTGATTACAAAAGTGGTAGAAAACAGGGGTATTATGATGAACAGATAAAACAATACACTTTCTATATTCAAAAACAATATCCGCAAATCAAAACAAGTGGTTATCTTGTTTATTTGGATCAGCAGTTTGAGATGGTACGAGTTGTATAA